The sequence below is a genomic window from Haematobia irritans isolate KBUSLIRL chromosome 3, ASM5000362v1, whole genome shotgun sequence.
tttccctgcgagcatccttttgaggtctgagaacaaaaaaaagtcgctgggggccagatctgaagaatacggtgggtggggaagcaattcgtagCCCaagtcatgaatttttgccatcgttctcaatgacttgtggcacggtgcgttgtcttggtggaacaaaacttttttcttcttcatatggggccgttttgccgcgatttcgaccttcaaacgctccaaaaacgccataatagtcactgttgatggtttttcccttctcaagataatcgataaagattattccatgcgcatcccaaaaaacagaggccattactttgccaacggacttttgaatctttccacgcttcggagacgtttCACCTGTCGCtgttcactcagccgactgtcgattggattcaggagtgtagtgatggagccatgtttcatccattgtcacatatcgacggaaaaactcgggtgtattacgagttaacagctgcaaacaccgctcagaatcatcaacacgttgttgtttttggtcaaatgtgagctcgaacGGCACCCATttcgcacagagcttccgcatatccaaatattgatgaatgatatgaccaacacgttcctttgatatctttaaggcctctgctcttCATTTTActgccattcaaaatcattttgtggattttttttaatgttttcgtcggtaaccacctctttaggacgtccactgcgttcaccgtcctccgtgctcatttcaccacgcttgaattttgcattccaatcaattattgttgatttccctggggcagagcccggaaactcattaccaagccaagtttttgcttccaccgtagtttttcccttcagaaaacagtattttatcaaaacacggaattccttttttcccattttttttcacaataacaaaagttgcttcacaaaagacgctctatctcacaaactaattgacttacagacgtcaaattttgacacgaatcatttgaaggttggtactatataaaaataatatgcatttaatactagcgacgccatctaaatatgtgtcagaccggggacttatctgccaacctgttatactttaaattttttttctcaaatttaattctatatataaatttaattctatatatgaGTATACTATATTGAGGTGTTTTtgagatatatatttttatagaattctcaacaaaattcaagttttctgaaattttcatttttgaattTGCACAAACACCAACAACCTTgggaattttttcattcatttttgacacaattttatatatgttaTGGTCATAACCTTtcgatatattgacaaaattctaaatACCTGACGGCACTATTTCACAGTTCTCCTGGCCTGACCTATATCAACTATGCAAAATGCCAAGTGAAATAATGCATCTTTACCCCTTCTAATAAACATTTAAGTATCTAAAGGTTAGCCGCATTGTTAGAGTTCTGAAAAACATTCTAGCTGCATCAATATTAGAATTAAATGAGGCTAGTAAGCAGGTTATTATAATGGAAGAATTATAGATGTTAGAcccattaaattataaaaaggcAAGATTAGTTTTTCATTTGGGCCAGATGAGATTAGTGCTGTTTCGCAATGCTAGGTTTTAAGACGTCAATGTCTCCACTAAATAATAttcgatgaaaaaaaaaatagatagaGAGCAATTCAAAATGAAGTTCTTTCAAATCTTAACCTTGATCGGAACTCTTATTATTGTCTCAACTGCTGAGGATGGTTTCGCCGATCCGTTATTGAAGATGCTTTCAAATAAAGTCGATCTGGCATGTATGTTGGAatggatacaaaaaaaaatggaattaataatttatttcttttaggtAAAGCTGTAGGTAATGCAGTTAGTCGATTTCCACTTaatgaaccgaacatagaaaaggTTTCGTTTCAATTGAGACTACCTTGTCGAACAATTGAATATCCAGTGGGTCAGTCGAATATGTTTCGTTACGTATCTCAATTTGATCCCAAGAAGAGGACAGTGGTGTTTGTGGCAGGATTTTTTGCTCCCCCAGAGATATATTTCATTGCAGACATGGCGAAGGCTTACAATTGTCGAGGAGGTTATAATTTTTTGgttagtaaattaatttaacaGCTTTAGTTTAGTAGTTTTCTTACGAATTTCCTTTTCTTCGCCTTTTCTCATACAGCTTTATAATACTAGAACTTATCTGGCCACTTTATATGCCAACACCGCTTACAATACCGATAAACTGGGGAGATTTTTAGCCATAGGCTTGAGAAATCTTGGTTTACCACCCGATCGGCTACATATCATTGGTCATAGTTTGGGTGCTCATATTGTGGGTATAGCTGGACGTTATTACTACAAATTAACTGGACGAAAAATAGATCGAATTACTGGTCTAGATCCGGCACGTCCTTGTTTTCGAACACCCTCCATATTTCCAAGTCTAAAACGGGGAGATGGCAGATACATTGACATCATCCATTCAAATCCTTATGAATTGGGTACTGAGGAGGCAATTGGTGATGTGGATTTCTTCGCCGGAGGCCTTTCACCCACAAGAAGGGGGTGTGGCATAAATATTCGTTGTTCTCATGAAATTTCCATACAATATTTAGTTGAATCGATTTATCCTGgaaatgaattgaattttgtTGGTTATCAATGTGACAGCTATGAGGATTTGGAGCAACAGACTTGCAGGGGCCCTAGATCGATAATGGGTTTTGCCAATGGTGGTCGCTCGCGAGGTATTCATTATGTGCCCGTCAGGCCTCAGTCACCATTTGGGTCAAATGGTAATAGTGATGACTCCTATCGTTTCAATTCCTGTGGACGTTGCAAATCGTAGAGGTTCTATAGTAGGTGACTTTTTAAACTGAAAACTGTGATACTCAATAAAGAAACTATGAAGAATGGCCAAAGTTCTCTAATAATTATACACAAGTATATATGGTTTTAAGTTCGgtcggaccgaatcttaaatagccatcaccatgaatcaaatataaatgTTAAACTCTTTGTCGTAGCGGcttacttaaaaatatatagaatttcaggtggatttaataacagttactctccacagTAACTGGTTCAAATAGTATATTTCCTgaagctaaatttaaattttctacactagattctggatttataagaaccattttgtttGAGATTGTGAGGAATCTTAACCATCtcacctacacgcaaagaaaaaagtttgaaaagcgGTTACCGCAAACGTAGTTCTTTTGTTACAGTTATTTGAATTTGTATGAAGAGTTCAAAGCTTTAtcacaaaaacatgtttttgttacaatatttgtatttttgcaataaaaaaatgttacaaagtctcagtccatttcgtttatatcaagggagccaccatggtgcaatggttagcatgcccgccttgcctaCACAGGGTTGTTAAAGTCAGTTTCGATCAAACAcggaaacgtttttcagcggtggattatcccatttcTGCAATGTTGgtgtcatttctgagggtttcaccgCGTTCGGGCccagttataaaaaaaagagggcccttgtcattgagctacacatggaatcggacattaTCGGAAATGCATAAAAACGACaataaaaggtaattcagtccatgtcttttaatattattttagaaCTCACAGACTTTTTAGTATTCAAAATTCTGTAGTGTCATATTATTatgataaaacaagtaagtaaagtctaaagtcgggcggggccgattatattatacccttcaccattatgtagaccaaaatttgtgttaccatctcaactccttcaaatttgttgggagttattatcaaggtttatattcgcatatacaaatatttatatctgaaacgatttggagaaaattttttgtacttctacaaaatcgctagaattaaaaattaaatgggtGTTAGCcccctaggatggaacacaatgttagtaaaaaacaagtataaacggccgtaagttcggccaggccgaagcttatgtaccctccatcatggattgcgtagaaacttcttctaaacactgccatccacaatcgaattacttaagttgcggtaatgcttgccgatggcaaggtatcttaaaacttcctaaattgtatgtaagtccatacgtggttatattaaatcaaaaaagatcgatcaaatacgtatataattcagtttgacaaaattttctatagacaattttgacaaaattttctacagaaataaaattttaacaaacttttctataaaaataaaattttaacaaaattttctatagaaataaaattttgactaaattttctatagaaataaaattttgacaagattttctatagaaataaaattttaacaaaaattttctatagaaatgaaattttgacaacattttctatagaagtaaaatttggaaaaaaatctatagaaataaaatttggaaaaaattttctatagaaataaaatttggaaaaaattttctatagaaatcaaattttgacaaaattttctatagaaatcaaattttgacaaaattttctatagaaacaaaatttcgactaaattttctatagaaattaaattttaacaaaaatttctatagaaataaaattttggtagattatttttggctcgagtggcaaccatgattatgaaccgttatcatgtgctgacaccacgtaccaaatttcaaccggatcggatgaaatttgcttctcttagaggctccacaagccaaatctggggatcgatttatatgggggctatatataattatgggccgatatggaccaattcctgcatggttgatggataccatatactaacaccacgtaccaaatttcaaccggatcggatgaattttgctcctctaagaggctccggaagtcaaatctggggatcggcttatatgggggctatatataattatgggccgatgtgcaccaatttttgcatggtcattagagaacatataccaacaccatgtaccaaatttcagacggatcggatgaattttgctcctctaagaggctccggaggtcaaatctggggatcggcttatatgggggctatatataattatggatcgatatggaccaattttggcatggtagttagagacaatatactaacaccacgtaccacattttaatcggatcggatgacttttgctcctctaggaggctacggaagtcaaatctggggatcggtttatatgggggctatatataattatgggccgatgtgcaccaatttttgcatggtcattagagaacatataccaacaccatgtaccaaatttcaaccggatcggatgaattttgctcctctaagaggctccggaggtcaaatctggggatcggcttatatgggggctatatataattatggatcgatatggaccaattttggcatggtagttagagacaatatactaacaccacgtaccaaattttaatcggatcggatgacttttgctcctctaagaggctacggaagtcaaatctggggatcggtttatatgggggctatatataattatgggccgatgtgcaccaatttttgcatggtctttagagacaatatactaacaccacgtaccaaattttaatcggatcggatgaaatttgcttctcttagagcaatcgcaagccacatttgggggtccgtttatatgggggcaatacgtaaaagtggaccgatatggaccaatttttgcatggttgttagagaccatatactaacagcatgtactaaatttcagccggatcggatgaaatttggttctcttagagcaatcgcaagccaaatttgggggtccgtttatatggaggctatacgtaaaagtagaccgatatggcccatttgcaataccgtccgacctacatcaataacaactacttgtgccaagtttcaagtcgatagcttgtttcgttcggaagttagcgtgatttcaacagacggacggacggacatggtcagatcgactcagaatttcaccacgacccagaatatatatactttatggggtcatagagcaatatttcgatgtgttacaaacggaatgacaaagttaatagacccccatcctatggtggagggtataacaagtaagcaaagtctaaagtcgggcggggccgactatattataccctgcgccactttgtagatctaaattttcgataccatatcacatccgtcaaatgtgttgggtgatatatataaaggtttgtcccaaatacatacatttaaatatcactcgatctggacagaatttgatagacttctacaaaatctatagactcaaaatttttggcggctagggtggaacacaatgttagtaaaaaaatatgggaagcatttaaatctgaagcaattttaaggaaacttcgcaaaagtttatttctgatttatcgctcgatatatatgtattagaagtttaggaaaattagagtcatttatacaacttttcgactaagcagtggcgatttaacaaggaaaatgttggtattttgaccatttttgtcgaaatcagaaaaacatatatatgggagctatatctaaatctgaaccgatttcaaccaaatttggcacacatagctacaatactaattctactcaattaaatcggagtaaaagattggccactgtgatcatatgagtgtaaatcgggcgaacgatatatatgggagctatatctaaatctgaaccgatttcaataaaatttggcacacttgactacactactaagtggtcaaaaatttcaaccgaattgggataaaactctggcttctgggaccgtattagtccatatcgggcgaaagatatatatgggagctatatctaattctgaaccgatttcaataaaatttggcacactgaactatagcactaattgttcttcttgtgcaaaagtttaagcaaattagggtaaaactcggaAGGGGGaaacagatgagttagcaaggctaggaactacacgcaaagaaaaaaaacgtttggaaaacgtgtaccgaaaacgtttttcttttgttagagttttttgaattgcttcgaaaagtatacacttttatcaccacaaaaaaatcgtttgttacaaaatttatattttttcaataaaacaacacaaccaacaacacagtccatttcgtttatatcaaacactgttcttttctgactgtaggtctttaataagacacattttacagttcatagtaaaaatttaatatagtagaatgtaatgttgaacattttttcggaatcttccgactatagctggaatatatgtaaaacaaaaacaaacaaaaactttggtcgatgcagggattgaacccacgacccttggcaagcAAGTcgaacgtagcaaccactgctccacggtgcccaactaaatgtatttttctgttaaataaactttgcttaatcggctcgtgggcgccgcaagctatgctatataaatataacttatatggataattttctattgatgacaataacggctacataggtcagtggatagtgtgttggcttacaaattgcac
It includes:
- the LOC142230069 gene encoding vitellogenin-1-like, with protein sequence MKKKIDREQFKMKFFQILTLIGTLIIVSTAEDGFADPLLKMLSNKVDLACKAVGNAVSRFPLNEPNIEKVSFQLRLPCRTIEYPVGQSNMFRYVSQFDPKKRTVVFVAGFFAPPEIYFIADMAKAYNCRGGYNFLLYNTRTYLATLYANTAYNTDKLGRFLAIGLRNLGLPPDRLHIIGHSLGAHIVGIAGRYYYKLTGRKIDRITGLDPARPCFRTPSIFPSLKRGDGRYIDIIHSNPYELGTEEAIGDVDFFAGGLSPTRRGCGINIRCSHEISIQYLVESIYPGNELNFVGYQCDSYEDLEQQTCRGPRSIMGFANGGRSRGIHYVPVRPQSPFGSNGNSDDSYRFNSCGRCKS